In Pyxidicoccus xibeiensis, the genomic stretch GTCCCGTCCGGCGCGGACCACCAGCAGCGGCGGCAGCTTCTTCGCATCCACCGTGCCCAGGGCCTCGCGGGGCCCGGTTCCCTTGGGCAGCGCCGGGGCATCGAGCAGCGGGTACCAGGCGGCCACGCAGCGCAGGCCCGCGGGCGGCTGCTTCTTCAGGGCGGGGGACAGGCCCCACAGGCCTCCGCCGGAGAGCACCCAGAGGCACGTCCTGTCGGCGTTCATGGCGTGCTTCGGGGCCTCGCGGCGCAGGAAGGCGAGCGCCGCGTCCATGCGCTGCTGCACGGAGGCCACGTCGGCGAACCACTGCTCGCGGGCGGGGCCGGTGGCGGGGGCGCCCAGCTCGGGCACGGCCACGATGTAGCCCTGGGCGGCCACCCACCGCGCCTGCCCGGCGAAGGCGGGGAGGTCCCGGACGACGGCGGCCAGGGCGGGGTGCATGGCGCCGTGGACGAGCACCACGACGGGGACGGCGGTGTGCGACGCCACCTCGGGGATGTAGAGGTCCAGCTTGTAGTCGCGCGTGCCGACGCGGGTGTACGTCAGGCCGCGGCGCACCTGGAGCTCCTCCATGCCGGGGATGTTGATGGCGGGGCGGACCTTGGCCCAGTCGGGGATGGGCTTGCCCTGGAGCTCGGGGGCGGTGGGGTTGGCGATGACGGGCAGGCCGGGGAAGGGCACCTCGGCGAAGCCCAGGTGGGTGCGCAGCCACTGGGCGCGGTCCCGGCGGGCGGCGTCGCTCAGCTCGTGGCCGCCCTCGTAGAACTTGGAGAGCTTGGGCTCGGAGGCGGCGTCGATGAAGACGCGGGCATTCGAGTACGTCACCCACTCGTCGGAGCGGGCGTACTGGAAGAAGAGGGGAGGATGCGCGGCGGCGCGCACGCCCACCACCCCGTCGAGGACGGCCATGTGCAGCATGAACGCGTCGAAGCGCTTCTGGGTGAAGCCCTCGCGGCGGAACTTCTCGGTGAGCCCCTCCTCCTTGAGGATGCTGGCGGAGTAGTCGCCGATGCCGGCCATGAAGACGGCGGCGCGCAGCCGGGGCTCGGCGCCGACGAATGCGCCGCCCACGGTGCCGCCGAGGCTGTGGCCCACGTAGCCCACGCGCTGGCCGTCCACCTCCGGGCGCGCGGTGAGCAGGTCCACCCCGCGCCGCAGGTCCACGACGGCCTGCACGAAGGCGTCATGCACGCGGGGGCCGTTGACGGGCCGCGTCCACGGGGCGGGGCGCACGTGGGGCGCGTCCACCAGGAGCGACACCACGCCAGCGCGGGAGAGGGCGAGCGCCTCGTCGAGGAACTCATTCCGGGTGCCCTGCCCCCA encodes the following:
- a CDS encoding prolyl oligopeptidase family serine peptidase → MTRLRPPLSVLLLALAFALPALAAEPSAAQVEAQLAELRKVTAYDAKAPLDVKTVRTQKRGEATVTELTYASPKGGLVPAYLVTPPGPGPFAAVVFLHWGQGTRNEFLDEALALSRAGVVSLLVDAPHVRPAPWTRPVNGPRVHDAFVQAVVDLRRGVDLLTARPEVDGQRVGYVGHSLGGTVGGAFVGAEPRLRAAVFMAGIGDYSASILKEEGLTEKFRREGFTQKRFDAFMLHMAVLDGVVGVRAAAHPPLFFQYARSDEWVTYSNARVFIDAASEPKLSKFYEGGHELSDAARRDRAQWLRTHLGFAEVPFPGLPVIANPTAPELQGKPIPDWAKVRPAINIPGMEELQVRRGLTYTRVGTRDYKLDLYIPEVASHTAVPVVVLVHGAMHPALAAVVRDLPAFAGQARWVAAQGYIVAVPELGAPATGPAREQWFADVASVQQRMDAALAFLRREAPKHAMNADRTCLWVLSGGGLWGLSPALKKQPPAGLRCVAAWYPLLDAPALPKGTGPREALGTVDAKKLPPLLVVRAGRDSPELNAALDAFVQDAKGRGAPLTLMELPEAHHGFELTDDVERSREAMRQTVRFFEEHLFQ